The proteins below are encoded in one region of Aquisphaera giovannonii:
- a CDS encoding efflux RND transporter permease subunit yields MFDRLIDASLRNRPLVLLVLLALAGSGAYALMRLPIDAVPDITNVQVMALTNAPALGPEEVERFITVPVENAMNGIPRVQEVRSFSQFGISGVTVVFEEGVDIYWARQQVGERLALVRSQIPAEYGQPEMGPIATGLGEVFQFEVRNADDAPTRRSLMDLRTILDWEVARPLKSIPGVVEVNAFGGELKTYEVRLDPQKLMSRGISVNRVFQAIARNNGSAGGGYLERNGQQRVIRTVGLINDLDELGDVLLEATPSGTPIHVRDVAEVRFAPMIRAGAVTRDGRGEAATATVLMLMGENSRVVVDRIKEKLAEIQEGLPEGVVIDPFYDRAALIERTIATVSRNLAEGGVLVVAVLLVLLGNLRAGLIVALAIPLSMLFAGELMLYFGVAGSLMSLGAIDFGLIVDSAVIVMENIVHRLSHARPGEAAAEVVRAATREVRKPVVFGVGIITLVHLPILALEGVEGKMFRPMALTVIFALSGSLLLSLTATPVLASFFLRPGASERETLPIRLAKRAYRAPLGWAIRRPIPVALMAIAALAATVPIALSLGGEFIPKLDEGDLVVVLVRPPDAALSEGIQDTTHFERALREAFPDEIKSVVSRTGRPEIGIDPAGVNLTDVFVLLQPPERWTRVHDRDGLIRAIEELGGRVLPGTFLAFTQPIELRFNDLLAGVRADVGLSLFGDDLGVLQEKSNALAEVLRSVPGASEVKAQSLGGLPFLQIDIDRDRIDRRGIDGAEVLDVGAALGGKVVGQVVEGERRFDLQVRIAPEYRQDVDAIRNLLLTTSAGKQVALESVADIKMVDGVYEVWRKDRRRRAMVQCNVRDRDLASFVAEAQRRVAAEVTLPRGYRVEWGGTFENLQSATRRLTIVVPIALSLIMLLLYATFGSVSLAMLIFLSVPLGAIGGVLALWLRGLNFSISAGVGFIALSGVAVLDGLVLVSAIRQLVEQGTPVLRAVGEASMARLRPILMTGLVASLGFVPMALSHGSGAEVQRPLATVVIGGLITSTLLKLVVLPALYAWFDPGAPSPRADGPAPEVG; encoded by the coding sequence ATGTTCGACCGCCTCATCGACGCCTCGCTGCGGAATCGCCCGTTGGTCCTCCTCGTGCTGCTGGCCCTCGCCGGCTCCGGAGCCTACGCCCTGATGCGGCTGCCGATCGACGCGGTGCCGGACATCACCAACGTCCAGGTCATGGCGCTGACGAACGCCCCGGCGCTCGGGCCCGAGGAGGTCGAGCGGTTCATCACGGTCCCGGTCGAGAACGCGATGAACGGCATCCCGCGGGTCCAGGAGGTCCGCTCCTTCTCGCAGTTCGGCATCTCGGGCGTCACCGTGGTCTTCGAGGAGGGCGTGGACATCTACTGGGCCCGGCAGCAGGTGGGCGAGCGGCTGGCCCTGGTCCGCTCGCAGATCCCCGCCGAGTACGGCCAGCCGGAGATGGGCCCGATCGCCACCGGCCTGGGCGAGGTCTTCCAGTTCGAGGTCCGCAACGCCGACGACGCCCCGACGAGGCGGTCGCTGATGGACCTGCGGACCATCCTCGACTGGGAGGTCGCGAGGCCGCTGAAGAGCATCCCCGGCGTGGTGGAGGTCAATGCCTTCGGCGGCGAGCTGAAGACGTACGAGGTGCGGCTGGATCCCCAGAAGCTCATGAGCCGGGGGATCTCGGTCAACCGGGTCTTCCAGGCGATCGCCCGGAACAACGGCAGCGCCGGCGGCGGCTACCTGGAGCGCAACGGCCAGCAGCGGGTCATCCGCACCGTCGGCCTGATCAACGACCTGGACGAGCTGGGCGACGTGCTCCTGGAGGCCACGCCGAGCGGCACGCCGATCCACGTCCGGGACGTGGCGGAGGTGCGGTTCGCCCCGATGATCCGGGCCGGCGCCGTCACGCGGGACGGCCGGGGCGAGGCCGCGACCGCGACGGTGCTGATGCTCATGGGCGAGAACTCCCGCGTGGTGGTCGACCGGATCAAGGAGAAGCTGGCGGAGATCCAGGAGGGCCTCCCGGAGGGGGTCGTCATCGACCCCTTCTACGACCGGGCCGCGCTCATCGAGCGGACCATCGCCACCGTGTCGCGGAACCTGGCCGAGGGGGGCGTGCTGGTCGTCGCCGTGCTGCTCGTGCTGCTGGGGAACCTCCGGGCCGGCCTGATCGTGGCGCTCGCGATCCCGCTCTCCATGCTCTTCGCGGGCGAGCTGATGCTCTACTTCGGCGTGGCGGGCAGCCTGATGAGCCTGGGGGCCATCGACTTCGGCCTGATCGTCGACAGCGCCGTGATCGTCATGGAGAACATCGTCCACCGCCTCTCCCACGCCCGCCCGGGCGAGGCGGCGGCGGAGGTGGTCCGCGCGGCGACGAGGGAGGTGCGCAAGCCGGTCGTCTTCGGCGTCGGGATCATCACTCTGGTCCACCTGCCGATCCTCGCCCTGGAGGGGGTGGAGGGGAAGATGTTCCGGCCGATGGCCCTCACGGTGATCTTCGCGCTGAGCGGGTCGCTGCTGCTGTCCCTGACCGCCACCCCGGTCCTGGCCTCCTTCTTCCTGCGGCCCGGGGCGTCGGAGCGGGAGACGCTGCCGATCCGCCTGGCGAAGCGCGCCTACCGCGCGCCGCTGGGCTGGGCGATCCGCCGCCCGATCCCCGTCGCGCTCATGGCGATCGCCGCCCTGGCGGCGACCGTGCCGATCGCCCTCTCCCTGGGCGGCGAGTTCATCCCCAAGCTCGACGAGGGGGACCTCGTGGTCGTCCTCGTCCGCCCCCCCGACGCGGCGCTCTCCGAGGGGATCCAGGACACGACCCACTTCGAGCGGGCGCTGCGGGAGGCCTTCCCGGACGAGATCAAGTCGGTGGTCAGCCGGACCGGCCGGCCGGAGATCGGCATCGACCCCGCGGGGGTGAACCTGACCGACGTGTTCGTCCTGCTCCAGCCCCCCGAGCGATGGACGAGGGTGCACGACCGGGACGGGCTGATCCGGGCCATCGAGGAGCTCGGCGGCCGCGTCCTGCCCGGGACCTTCCTGGCGTTCACGCAGCCGATCGAGCTGCGGTTCAACGACCTGCTGGCCGGCGTGCGGGCCGACGTGGGGCTGAGCCTCTTCGGCGACGACCTGGGCGTCCTCCAGGAGAAGTCGAACGCCCTGGCCGAGGTGCTCCGGTCCGTCCCGGGGGCCAGCGAGGTGAAGGCCCAGTCGCTGGGCGGGCTGCCCTTCCTCCAGATCGACATCGACCGCGACCGGATCGACCGCCGCGGGATCGACGGCGCGGAGGTCCTCGACGTCGGCGCCGCGCTGGGCGGCAAGGTCGTCGGCCAGGTCGTGGAGGGCGAGCGGCGGTTCGACCTCCAGGTCCGCATCGCGCCGGAGTACCGCCAGGACGTGGACGCGATCCGCAACCTGCTGCTGACCACGTCGGCCGGCAAGCAGGTGGCCCTGGAGTCGGTCGCCGACATCAAGATGGTGGACGGCGTGTACGAGGTCTGGCGGAAGGACCGGCGGCGGCGGGCGATGGTCCAGTGCAACGTCCGCGACCGCGACCTCGCCTCGTTCGTCGCCGAGGCGCAGCGGCGGGTGGCCGCCGAGGTCACCCTGCCCCGCGGCTACAGGGTGGAATGGGGCGGCACGTTCGAGAACCTCCAATCGGCCACCAGGCGGCTGACGATCGTCGTGCCGATCGCGCTGTCGCTGATCATGCTCCTTCTCTACGCGACGTTCGGCTCGGTGAGCCTGGCGATGCTGATCTTCCTGTCGGTCCCGCTGGGGGCGATCGGCGGGGTGCTGGCGCTCTGGCTGCGCGGGCTGAACTTCAGCATCTCCGCGGGCGTCGGCTTCATCGCCCTCTCGGGCGTGGCGGTCCTCGACGGCCTGGTCCTCGTCTCGGCGATCCGCCAGCTCGTGGAGCAGGGGACCCCGGTCCTCCGGGCCGTGGGCGAGGCCTCCATGGCGCGACTGCGGCCGATCCTGATGACCGGCCTGGTGGCCAGCCTGGGCTTCGTCCCCATGGCCCTCTCCCACGGATCCGGCGCGGAGGTCCAGCGGCCGCTGGCCACGGTCGTCATCGGCGGCCTGATCACGAGCACCCTCCTGAAGCTCGTCGTCCTGCCGGCCCTCTACGCCTGGTTCGACCCGGGGGCGCCTTCCCCGCGGGCGGACGGGCCGGCCCCCGAGGTCGGATGA
- a CDS encoding WD40 repeat domain-containing serine/threonine protein kinase, translated as MNAPLGDPEAGDRRGPAGPATEDEATGDTAMLELIAVMELLDRAGREMGRPGGGPGAPDALGDFSIVRVIGRGGMGVVYEAVQRSLGRRVALKILPAAPDDPRKLQRFRVEAMAAACLRHPHIVPVYLTGSEGDCHFYAMQLIEGRTLAAVAASRPPHREAAELGRQAALALQYAHEQGVVHRDVKPSNLLVDESGWLWVGDFGLARMAGQSDLTQSGAILGTLRYMSPEQAAGARSVVDHRTDVYSLGATLYELIAGRPVFEADGDSRLGLLRQVADGQPRRPRLIDPSVPRDLETIVLKALSKDPAGRYATAGEMAEDLGRFLEGRPILARPPGPLDLAARWARRNRWAVAAGLAAVLAAILAAGGLVVWRDGMLRGHNRELKEALSRAERNEQSTRRLLYDSQMRLAQQAHASGQAELAQEILSGLAPGADGLDLRGFEWRHLDRASRRDVSVLADHEATAMLAAPGGRLLASGGGDGSLLLYDPAAGREVARVPAHPGEVSGLALSPDGRVLASWMNGGDGPGEARLWDAADGRALATFPRAGAAVEGVAFSADGRTIAVQERGMKGDRSRNAARFWILAGGAVRPSPAIAPIPCDRMAYSPDGRWMATAGLDGPVVTLRDAATGRPEATLMHRQPEVGGLAFSPDGRTLASFSWMITFWDVPSRRELGSLPIPMLKHGEFSADGGRFAGDPVLGSDAVLIADIRKAPRRIPLEGILGEGLSVALSPDGRQLACGGIKQGAAIWDAGTGRKRAAYPAGAGTVRCLAFTADGGSLVFKAADGRLRAWHLGRSSESFTRIAAHRAEVWGLAFSPDGSTLATSADDHTIGLWDAREGSRTAVLKGHGALVAGVAISPDGHTLASAGFENKVRLWDLPAGRPRAVLSGHTDRVRAVAISPDGRLVASAGSDGTVRLWDAAHGRPMAEFSGHTDTVRALAFAPAGPLLASSGNDRTIRVVELPGGREVASLRSPRQVGSLAFSSDGALLAVGDDWGNLSIWDAAAWSRRRLVKGSDAAVWGLAFSPDGRTLAAACGDAKVRLWDPATGQMTLVLDGHAKRVNAVAFSPDGRTLASASHDGSVILWRGSRDDPR; from the coding sequence GTGAACGCCCCGCTCGGCGACCCCGAGGCCGGCGACCGTCGAGGGCCGGCGGGCCCGGCCACCGAGGACGAGGCCACCGGCGACACGGCGATGTTGGAGCTGATCGCCGTGATGGAGCTCCTCGACCGCGCCGGCCGGGAGATGGGGCGGCCCGGCGGGGGGCCGGGGGCGCCCGATGCCCTCGGCGATTTCTCGATCGTCCGGGTGATCGGCCGCGGGGGGATGGGCGTCGTCTACGAGGCCGTCCAGCGCTCGCTGGGCCGTCGCGTGGCGCTGAAGATCCTCCCCGCGGCCCCCGACGACCCCCGCAAGCTCCAGCGCTTCCGCGTCGAGGCGATGGCCGCCGCCTGCCTCCGCCACCCGCACATCGTCCCGGTCTACCTGACCGGCTCGGAGGGCGACTGCCACTTCTACGCGATGCAGCTCATCGAGGGCCGCACCCTGGCCGCGGTCGCCGCGAGCAGGCCCCCCCACCGCGAGGCGGCGGAGCTGGGCCGCCAGGCGGCGCTCGCGCTCCAGTACGCGCACGAGCAGGGGGTCGTCCACCGGGACGTCAAGCCGTCGAACCTCCTCGTGGACGAATCCGGCTGGCTCTGGGTGGGCGACTTCGGCCTCGCCCGCATGGCGGGCCAGTCCGACCTCACGCAGTCCGGCGCCATCCTCGGCACGCTCCGCTACATGAGCCCGGAGCAGGCGGCCGGGGCCCGCTCGGTCGTGGACCACCGCACCGACGTCTACTCCCTGGGCGCCACGCTCTACGAGCTGATCGCCGGCCGGCCGGTCTTCGAAGCCGACGGGGACAGCCGCCTGGGCCTGCTCCGCCAGGTCGCCGACGGCCAGCCCCGCAGGCCCAGGCTCATCGACCCCTCGGTCCCTCGCGACCTGGAGACGATCGTCCTGAAGGCCCTGTCCAAGGACCCGGCGGGCCGCTACGCGACGGCCGGCGAGATGGCCGAGGACCTCGGGCGGTTCCTCGAGGGGCGGCCCATCCTGGCGCGGCCGCCCGGCCCGCTCGACCTCGCCGCGCGGTGGGCCCGGCGGAATCGGTGGGCGGTCGCGGCGGGCCTGGCGGCCGTCCTCGCGGCGATCCTCGCCGCCGGCGGCCTCGTCGTCTGGCGCGACGGCATGCTCCGCGGCCACAACCGGGAGCTGAAGGAGGCGCTCTCGCGGGCCGAGCGCAACGAGCAATCCACCCGCCGCCTCCTGTACGACTCCCAGATGAGGCTGGCCCAGCAGGCCCACGCCTCGGGGCAGGCGGAGCTCGCCCAGGAGATCCTCTCCGGCCTCGCCCCGGGGGCCGACGGCCTCGACCTCCGCGGCTTCGAGTGGCGACACCTGGACCGGGCGAGCCGCCGCGACGTCTCGGTCCTCGCCGACCACGAGGCGACGGCCATGCTCGCCGCCCCGGGCGGCCGGCTGCTGGCCTCGGGGGGCGGCGACGGCTCGCTCCTCCTCTACGACCCGGCCGCCGGCCGCGAGGTCGCGCGCGTCCCGGCGCATCCGGGGGAAGTCTCCGGCCTGGCCCTCTCGCCGGACGGCCGCGTGCTCGCGTCCTGGATGAATGGCGGCGACGGGCCCGGCGAGGCCCGGCTCTGGGATGCGGCCGACGGCCGCGCCCTCGCCACCTTCCCGCGGGCCGGGGCGGCCGTCGAGGGCGTCGCCTTCTCCGCCGACGGCCGGACGATCGCCGTCCAGGAACGCGGCATGAAGGGGGATCGGTCGCGGAACGCGGCCAGGTTCTGGATCCTGGCGGGCGGAGCGGTCAGGCCCTCGCCCGCGATCGCCCCCATCCCCTGCGACCGGATGGCGTACTCCCCCGACGGCCGATGGATGGCCACGGCCGGGCTCGACGGCCCGGTGGTGACGCTCCGCGACGCGGCGACGGGCCGGCCCGAGGCGACGCTGATGCACCGCCAGCCCGAGGTCGGCGGCCTCGCCTTCTCGCCCGACGGCCGCACCCTCGCGTCGTTCTCCTGGATGATCACATTCTGGGACGTCCCGTCCCGCCGCGAGCTCGGCTCGCTGCCGATCCCCATGCTCAAGCACGGCGAATTCTCCGCCGACGGCGGCCGGTTCGCCGGCGACCCCGTGCTGGGCAGTGACGCGGTCCTGATCGCGGACATCCGGAAGGCCCCCCGGCGGATCCCGCTGGAGGGGATCCTGGGCGAGGGCCTGAGCGTGGCGCTCTCTCCCGACGGCCGGCAGCTCGCCTGCGGCGGGATCAAGCAGGGGGCCGCCATCTGGGACGCGGGCACGGGGAGGAAGCGGGCCGCGTACCCCGCCGGGGCCGGCACCGTCCGCTGCCTGGCCTTCACGGCCGACGGCGGCTCGCTGGTCTTCAAGGCCGCAGACGGCCGGCTCCGCGCCTGGCACCTCGGCCGATCGTCCGAGTCGTTCACCCGCATCGCCGCCCACCGGGCGGAGGTCTGGGGCCTGGCCTTCTCGCCCGACGGCTCGACGCTCGCCACCTCCGCCGACGACCACACCATCGGGCTCTGGGACGCCCGCGAGGGCTCGCGAACAGCCGTGCTCAAGGGCCATGGCGCGCTGGTGGCCGGCGTGGCGATCTCGCCCGACGGCCATACCCTGGCGTCCGCCGGCTTCGAGAACAAGGTCCGGCTCTGGGACCTCCCCGCCGGCCGGCCGCGCGCCGTGCTCTCCGGGCACACCGACCGGGTGCGCGCGGTGGCGATCTCGCCCGACGGCAGGCTCGTGGCCTCCGCCGGCTCGGACGGCACCGTCCGGCTCTGGGACGCGGCCCATGGCCGGCCGATGGCCGAATTCTCGGGCCATACCGACACGGTCCGCGCCCTGGCCTTCGCGCCGGCCGGCCCGCTCCTGGCCTCCTCCGGCAACGACCGGACGATCCGCGTCGTCGAGCTGCCCGGCGGCCGCGAGGTCGCCTCGCTCAGGTCCCCGCGGCAGGTCGGCTCGCTCGCCTTCTCCTCCGACGGCGCCCTCCTCGCCGTCGGCGACGACTGGGGCAACCTGTCGATCTGGGACGCGGCCGCCTGGTCGCGGCGCCGGCTCGTCAAGGGCTCCGACGCGGCCGTCTGGGGCCTCGCCTTCTCGCCCGACGGCCGGACGCTCGCGGCCGCCTGCGGCGACGCGAAGGTCCGCCTGTGGGACCCCGCCACGGGCCAGATGACCCTGGTCCTGGACGGCCACGCGAAGCGGGTCAATGCCGTCGCCTTCTCGCCCGACGGCCGGACCCTCGCCTCCGCGAGCCACGACGGCTCCGTCATCCTCTGGAGGGGAAGCCGAGACGATCCCCGCTGA
- a CDS encoding alpha-L-fucosidase — protein MRTTNLLAAMVAASALAATAGAGDVPPPAPHGPTPSARQLAWHEMEFYGFVHFTVNTFTDREWGNGDESPAVFNPTDFDAGQVARTAREAGMAGLILTAKHHDGFCLWPSKYTEHSVKNSPWKGGRGDVVREMADACKAQGLKFGVYLSPWDRNRADYGRPSYIGYYRDQARELATQYGPLFCVWFDGANGGDGYYGGARETRRIDNRTYYDWPNTWAMLRTLQPMACFFSDAGPDFRWVGNESGTAGDPCWATLDMTRPGRHPGGTSVGLNSGERPGTAWIPAECDVSIRPGWFYHPSEDAKVKTPDQLIDIYFKSVGRGASLNLNIPPDRRGRIADPDVESLRGFRAILDATFAKDLARSARIVASNVRGGSGAYGTANLLDGRRDTYWSTDDDAKGPELTLDFDSPVAFDVISLREFLPLGQRIESFALDRWADGAWREFARGTSIGSRRLVRVPPVTTTRVRLRLTSAACPALAELGLHASPAAGKPSK, from the coding sequence ATGCGCACCACGAACCTCCTCGCCGCGATGGTCGCGGCGTCCGCCCTCGCCGCGACGGCCGGGGCCGGCGACGTGCCGCCCCCGGCGCCCCACGGCCCGACTCCGAGCGCCCGGCAGCTCGCCTGGCATGAGATGGAGTTCTACGGGTTCGTCCACTTCACCGTGAACACGTTCACCGACCGGGAGTGGGGCAACGGCGACGAGTCGCCGGCCGTGTTCAACCCGACCGACTTCGACGCCGGCCAGGTCGCGCGGACGGCCCGCGAGGCGGGCATGGCCGGGCTGATCCTCACGGCGAAGCACCACGACGGCTTCTGCCTCTGGCCCAGCAAGTACACCGAGCACTCGGTGAAGAACTCGCCCTGGAAGGGGGGCAGGGGGGACGTCGTCCGGGAGATGGCCGACGCCTGCAAGGCGCAGGGGCTGAAGTTCGGCGTCTACCTCTCCCCCTGGGACCGCAATCGCGCGGACTACGGCCGGCCGTCGTACATCGGCTACTACCGCGACCAGGCCCGCGAGCTGGCCACGCAGTACGGCCCGCTCTTCTGCGTCTGGTTCGACGGCGCCAACGGGGGCGACGGCTACTACGGCGGCGCCCGGGAGACGCGGCGGATCGACAACCGCACCTATTACGACTGGCCGAACACCTGGGCGATGCTCCGCACGCTCCAGCCCATGGCCTGCTTCTTCAGCGACGCCGGGCCGGACTTCCGCTGGGTCGGCAACGAGAGCGGCACCGCCGGCGACCCGTGCTGGGCCACGCTCGACATGACCCGCCCCGGCCGCCACCCCGGCGGGACCAGCGTGGGGCTCAACTCCGGCGAGCGGCCCGGCACCGCGTGGATCCCCGCGGAGTGCGACGTCTCCATCCGCCCCGGCTGGTTCTACCACCCGTCCGAGGACGCGAAGGTCAAGACTCCGGATCAACTCATCGACATTTACTTCAAGTCCGTCGGCCGCGGCGCCTCGCTCAATCTGAACATCCCGCCCGACCGCCGGGGCCGGATCGCCGACCCGGACGTGGAGTCCCTCCGGGGCTTCCGCGCGATCCTGGACGCGACCTTCGCGAAGGACCTCGCCCGATCCGCGCGGATCGTCGCCTCGAACGTCCGCGGCGGCTCGGGCGCGTACGGCACCGCCAACCTCCTGGACGGCCGTCGGGACACGTACTGGTCCACCGACGACGACGCGAAGGGCCCCGAGCTGACGCTGGACTTCGACTCGCCCGTCGCCTTCGACGTGATCAGCCTCCGCGAGTTCCTCCCGCTCGGCCAGCGCATCGAGTCGTTCGCCCTGGACCGCTGGGCCGACGGCGCCTGGCGGGAGTTCGCCCGGGGGACGAGCATCGGCAGCCGCCGCCTCGTCCGCGTCCCGCCCGTGACCACGACCCGCGTCCGCCTGCGGCTGACGTCCGCGGCCTGCCCGGCGCTCGCCGAGCTGGGCCTGCATGCCTCGCCCGCGGCGGGGAAACCCAGCAAGTAA
- a CDS encoding sigma-70 family RNA polymerase sigma factor: MGLDGRETEELLRRVAGGDRDAAGRLLERHRGRLRRLVARRLDRRVAARLDPSDVVQDAMGIACLGVSGFARERPVPFSCWLRRQALTRLGWLHRFHLGAGKRSAAREACERPAASGSVGPTSPSPPDPRTGPSEAAARDDECELVRSVLARLAPADREVLTLRYIERLSMAEIGVRLGVGADAAKMRHARALRRFRRRLEGDAGGPAS, translated from the coding sequence ATGGGGCTCGACGGTCGGGAGACGGAGGAGCTGCTGCGGCGGGTGGCCGGGGGGGATCGGGACGCCGCCGGCCGGCTGCTCGAGCGGCATCGCGGGCGGCTGAGGCGGCTCGTGGCCAGGCGGCTCGACCGCCGCGTCGCGGCCCGGCTCGACCCCTCGGACGTCGTCCAGGACGCGATGGGCATCGCCTGCCTCGGGGTCTCCGGCTTCGCCCGCGAGCGGCCGGTCCCGTTCTCCTGCTGGCTGCGACGCCAGGCGCTGACTCGCCTGGGCTGGCTGCACCGCTTCCACCTGGGGGCCGGCAAGCGGTCCGCCGCGCGGGAGGCGTGCGAGCGGCCCGCGGCGTCCGGCTCCGTCGGCCCGACGTCCCCGTCCCCGCCCGATCCCCGGACCGGCCCGAGCGAGGCCGCGGCCCGCGACGACGAGTGCGAGCTGGTCCGATCGGTCCTCGCGAGGCTTGCGCCGGCCGACCGCGAGGTCCTCACCCTCCGTTACATCGAGCGGCTCTCCATGGCGGAGATCGGCGTGCGGCTCGGGGTCGGCGCGGATGCGGCCAAGATGCGGCACGCCCGGGCCCTGCGGCGGTTCCGCCGTCGGCTGGAAGGCGACGCGGGGGGGCCGGCGTCGTGA
- a CDS encoding GyrI-like domain-containing protein, producing the protein MSRVIQVVDSPARAAAVIRMTVPQREMPSVMKPAIDEILAVLKAQGVKPAGPLFNHYLSMDSGLFDFETGFPIDAPIEPSGRVRPGELPAAKVARTVHFGPYENLHHAWGVFTALVRSEGLTPAGGLWECYQEGPESGPDPSNWRTELNLPIEG; encoded by the coding sequence ATGTCCCGAGTCATCCAGGTGGTCGATTCCCCGGCGCGGGCCGCCGCGGTGATCCGCATGACGGTCCCCCAGCGCGAGATGCCGTCGGTGATGAAGCCGGCCATCGACGAGATCCTCGCCGTCCTGAAGGCGCAGGGCGTGAAGCCGGCCGGGCCGCTCTTCAATCATTATCTGAGCATGGATTCGGGCCTCTTCGACTTCGAGACCGGCTTCCCGATCGACGCCCCGATCGAGCCCTCCGGACGGGTGCGACCGGGCGAGTTGCCCGCGGCGAAGGTGGCCCGCACGGTCCACTTCGGGCCCTACGAGAACCTGCACCATGCGTGGGGCGTCTTCACCGCCCTCGTCCGGTCGGAGGGCCTCACCCCCGCCGGCGGCCTCTGGGAATGCTACCAGGAGGGCCCGGAGTCCGGGCCCGACCCGTCCAACTGGCGGACGGAGCTGAACCTGCCGATCGAGGGGTGA
- a CDS encoding VOC family protein yields MPVQIATFLMFEGKAEEAMTLYVSVFAGSQVISVEKYGPGEPGAEGSIKVAEFALAGHRMKCIDSPMKHGFTFTPSVSLFVDCADEAEFDRAFATLGEGGGVLMPPGNYGFSRKFAWISDRYGVSWQLNVP; encoded by the coding sequence ATGCCCGTCCAGATCGCGACGTTCCTGATGTTCGAGGGGAAGGCCGAGGAGGCGATGACGCTCTACGTCTCCGTCTTCGCCGGCTCGCAGGTGATCTCGGTCGAGAAGTACGGCCCGGGCGAGCCGGGCGCGGAAGGGTCGATCAAGGTGGCGGAGTTCGCGCTGGCGGGGCATCGGATGAAGTGCATCGACAGCCCGATGAAGCACGGGTTCACCTTCACGCCGTCCGTCTCCCTGTTCGTCGATTGCGCGGACGAGGCGGAGTTCGACCGGGCCTTCGCGACGCTCGGGGAGGGCGGGGGCGTGCTGATGCCGCCGGGGAACTACGGGTTCAGCCGGAAGTTCGCCTGGATCAGCGACCGCTACGGCGTATCCTGGCAGCTCAACGTGCCCTGA